The Streptomyces pactum genome contains a region encoding:
- a CDS encoding RDD family protein, with translation MSSEPPPGSGGQPPEDDPFRKRPPSPGPGPEPGPGEGGTGSPYDHPPPSDGTGTPPPSGGGGSHGVPPPGGGGPYGAPPPGGGGGPYGAPPPGGGGPYGGPPPGGGGPYGGDPYGGGSYPTDPLAGMPPLADSGRRTLARIIDMILVGIVVWLLGWAFDVQEYQVDGGEVSVGKSFGQSLIAAVLYIAYDTYMSSRTGQTLGKKWLGLRVANLDNGATPSVQTSLIRALVLWIPFAFCCACVWTVIAGGWSFFDRPYKQGLHDKAAKTVVVSVR, from the coding sequence ATGAGCAGTGAACCGCCCCCCGGATCCGGCGGGCAGCCGCCGGAAGACGACCCGTTCAGGAAGCGTCCCCCGTCCCCCGGGCCGGGCCCGGAACCCGGCCCCGGCGAGGGCGGCACGGGCTCGCCGTACGACCACCCACCCCCGTCCGACGGCACCGGCACACCCCCGCCGTCCGGCGGCGGAGGGTCCCACGGCGTTCCGCCTCCCGGTGGCGGCGGCCCTTACGGCGCCCCGCCTCCCGGCGGCGGAGGAGGCCCCTACGGCGCCCCGCCTCCCGGCGGCGGGGGTCCCTACGGTGGCCCGCCCCCCGGCGGTGGGGGTCCCTACGGCGGTGATCCGTACGGCGGCGGCTCCTACCCCACCGATCCGCTCGCCGGCATGCCGCCGCTCGCCGACAGCGGACGGCGCACGCTCGCGCGGATCATCGACATGATCCTCGTCGGCATCGTGGTCTGGCTGCTCGGTTGGGCCTTCGACGTCCAGGAGTACCAGGTGGACGGCGGCGAGGTCTCGGTCGGCAAGTCCTTCGGGCAGTCACTGATCGCCGCCGTGCTCTACATCGCCTACGACACGTACATGAGCAGCAGGACGGGGCAGACCCTCGGCAAGAAGTGGCTCGGCCTGCGCGTGGCCAACCTGGACAACGGCGCCACGCCCTCGGTGCAGACGTCGCTGATCCGCGCGCTGGTGCTGTGGATCCCGTTCGCCTTCTGCTGCGCCTGCGTCTGGACGGTCATCGCGGGCGGCTGGAGCTTCTTCGACCGGCCCTACAAGCAGGGCCTGCACGACAAGGCCGCCAAGACGGTCGTGGTCAGCGTCCGGTGA
- a CDS encoding immune inhibitor A domain-containing protein, translated as MTSRSWKFRTAATTVALAAATATLSAAGVAQADSPARPEAVDRHDPHPEKGMDSHDLKGPMSDTQEAQREEALKQVISGKASVKKKDGSNVVQLKSKKGDAKYVELGREKTDKIFTILVEFGDEVDSRYGGDPGPLHNRIAKPDRETDNSTAWKADYDQQHFQDLYFGSGKGVNSVKTYYEKQSSGRYSVEGEVSDWVKVPYNEARYGNNACGDTNCPSVWNVVSDGLTAWVEQQKAAGRTDAQIKADVARFDEWDRYDFDGDGDFNEPDGYIDHFQIVHAGEDESAGGGVQGTDAIWAHRWYAFGTDAGATGPGDNKLGGAQIGSTGIWVGDYTVQPENGGLGVYAHEYGHDLGLPDHYDTAGGENSTGFWTLMSSGSWLGSGRNEIGDLPGDMTAWDKLQLGWLNYDTAKAGVNSWHKLGVAEYNTKHKQALVVELPEKAVTTEIVTPAEGETQWWSGSGDNLKNTLSRSVDLTGKSKAELTFDGWYDIEANYDYLYTEVSTDGGANWTAVDGTVDGQPIPRDAADKPALHGTLDAYTKFAYNLDAYAGKKIDLRFRYQTDGGVAQKGFTADAITVTADGEALFSDNAESADAAWTATGFSRVGASFTNDYAQYYIAENRQYVSYDKTLKTGPYNFGFTDRPNWVEHYAYQNGLLIWKWDTSQADNNTSQHPGTGLVLPVDAHPTALKWSDGTLMRNRVQSYDSPFSRYRTDGMTLHKAGVAKYVPGSKGVSVFNDRKSDYYDESNPTGGVKITDTNTKIKILKEARKGSTIELEVGPAGR; from the coding sequence GTGACCAGTAGATCCTGGAAGTTCAGAACGGCGGCGACCACAGTCGCACTCGCCGCCGCCACCGCCACGCTTTCCGCGGCCGGCGTGGCGCAGGCGGACTCGCCGGCCCGGCCGGAAGCCGTGGACCGCCACGACCCGCACCCCGAGAAGGGCATGGATTCCCATGACCTCAAGGGCCCCATGAGTGACACTCAGGAGGCCCAGCGCGAGGAGGCCCTTAAGCAGGTCATATCCGGCAAGGCGTCGGTGAAGAAGAAGGACGGCTCCAACGTCGTCCAGCTCAAGAGCAAGAAGGGCGACGCCAAGTACGTCGAGCTGGGCCGGGAGAAGACCGACAAGATCTTCACCATCCTGGTCGAGTTCGGGGACGAGGTCGACAGCCGCTACGGCGGCGACCCGGGCCCGCTGCACAACCGGATAGCCAAGCCCGACCGCGAGACGGACAACTCCACGGCCTGGAAGGCCGACTACGACCAGCAGCACTTCCAGGACCTGTACTTCGGCTCCGGCAAGGGCGTCAACTCGGTCAAGACCTACTACGAGAAGCAGTCCTCCGGCCGCTACTCGGTCGAGGGCGAGGTCTCCGACTGGGTCAAGGTCCCCTACAACGAGGCCCGCTACGGCAACAACGCCTGCGGCGACACCAACTGCCCCAGCGTGTGGAACGTCGTCAGCGACGGCCTGACCGCCTGGGTCGAGCAGCAGAAGGCGGCCGGCCGCACCGACGCCCAGATCAAGGCGGACGTCGCCCGCTTCGACGAGTGGGACCGCTACGACTTCGACGGCGACGGCGACTTCAACGAGCCCGACGGCTACATCGACCACTTCCAGATCGTGCACGCCGGCGAGGATGAGTCCGCGGGCGGCGGCGTCCAGGGCACCGACGCCATCTGGGCCCACCGCTGGTACGCCTTCGGCACCGACGCCGGCGCCACCGGCCCCGGCGACAACAAGCTCGGCGGCGCGCAGATCGGCTCCACCGGCATCTGGGTGGGCGACTACACCGTCCAGCCGGAGAACGGCGGACTCGGCGTCTACGCCCACGAGTACGGCCACGACCTCGGCCTGCCGGACCACTACGACACCGCCGGCGGCGAGAACTCCACCGGCTTCTGGACGCTGATGTCGTCCGGTTCCTGGCTCGGTTCCGGCCGCAACGAGATCGGCGACCTGCCCGGCGACATGACCGCCTGGGACAAGCTCCAACTCGGCTGGCTCAACTACGACACCGCCAAGGCGGGCGTGAACTCCTGGCACAAGCTGGGCGTCGCCGAGTACAACACCAAGCACAAGCAGGCGCTGGTCGTCGAGCTGCCCGAGAAGGCGGTCACCACCGAGATCGTCACCCCCGCCGAGGGCGAGACCCAGTGGTGGAGCGGCAGCGGTGACAACCTCAAGAACACGCTGAGCCGTTCGGTCGACCTGACCGGCAAGTCGAAGGCCGAGCTGACCTTCGACGGCTGGTACGACATCGAGGCCAACTACGACTACCTCTACACCGAGGTCTCCACCGACGGCGGTGCCAACTGGACCGCAGTCGACGGCACGGTGGACGGTCAGCCGATCCCGCGCGACGCCGCCGACAAGCCGGCCCTGCACGGCACGCTCGACGCGTACACGAAGTTCGCGTACAACCTCGACGCCTACGCCGGCAAGAAGATCGACCTCCGCTTCCGCTACCAGACCGACGGCGGCGTGGCCCAGAAGGGCTTCACGGCCGACGCGATCACGGTGACGGCCGACGGCGAGGCGCTCTTCTCCGACAACGCCGAGAGCGCGGACGCCGCCTGGACGGCCACCGGCTTCTCCCGTGTCGGCGCGTCCTTCACCAATGACTACGCGCAGTACTACATCGCCGAGAACCGGCAGTACGTGTCGTACGACAAGACGCTGAAGACCGGCCCGTACAACTTCGGCTTCACGGATCGCCCGAACTGGGTGGAGCACTACGCGTACCAGAACGGCCTGCTGATCTGGAAGTGGGACACCTCCCAGGCGGACAACAACACCAGCCAGCACCCGGGCACCGGCCTGGTCCTGCCGGTCGACGCCCACCCGACCGCGCTGAAGTGGTCCGACGGCACCCTGATGCGCAACCGCGTCCAGTCCTACGACTCGCCGTTCAGCCGCTACCGCACCGACGGCATGACGCTGCACAAGGCGGGCGTCGCGAAGTACGTCCCCGGCTCGAAGGGCGTCTCGGTCTTCAACGACCGCAAGAGCGACTACTACGACGAGTCGAACCCGACCGGCGGCGTCAAGATCACTGACACCAACACGAAGATCAAGATCCTGAAGGAGGCCAGGAAGGGCTCGACGATCGAGCTCGAGGTCGGCCCCGCGGGCAGGTAA
- a CDS encoding nicotinamidase yields MRRALIVVDVQNDFCEGGSLAVSGGADVAAAITELIGQAPAGYRHVVATRDHHVAPGGHFADNPDYVHSWPAHCVAGTEGVGFHPNFAPAVASGAIDAVFDKGAYAAAYSGFEGADENGTSLADWLRAREIDEVDVVGIATDHCVRATALDAAREGFRTQVLLDLTAGVAAETTERALEELREAGVELSGKPVVQ; encoded by the coding sequence ATGCGCCGCGCCTTGATCGTCGTAGACGTGCAGAACGACTTCTGCGAGGGGGGCAGCCTCGCGGTGTCCGGCGGTGCCGACGTGGCCGCCGCCATCACCGAGCTGATCGGGCAGGCGCCCGCCGGCTACCGCCACGTCGTGGCCACCCGCGACCACCATGTCGCGCCGGGCGGCCACTTCGCCGACAACCCCGACTACGTCCACTCCTGGCCCGCGCACTGCGTCGCCGGCACGGAGGGCGTCGGCTTCCACCCGAACTTCGCCCCCGCCGTCGCCTCCGGCGCGATAGACGCCGTCTTCGACAAGGGGGCCTACGCGGCGGCCTACAGCGGCTTCGAGGGCGCCGACGAGAACGGCACGTCCCTCGCCGACTGGCTGCGGGCCCGGGAGATCGACGAGGTCGACGTCGTGGGCATCGCCACCGACCACTGCGTACGGGCCACCGCCCTGGACGCCGCGCGCGAGGGCTTCCGTACGCAGGTCCTGCTCGACCTGACCGCCGGGGTGGCCGCGGAGACCACCGAGCGGGCGCTGGAGGAGCTGCGGGAAGCGGGCGTGGAGCTGTCCGGGAAGCCGGTCGTCCAGTAG
- a CDS encoding nicotinate phosphoribosyltransferase: protein MDVADLGLPVDVPSTALFTDQYELTMLRAALKAGTAGRRSVFEVFTRRLPNGRRYGVVAGTGRVLDAVENFRFDAGVLRFLREKGIVDEETLDWLAQYRFSGDIWGYPEGEVYFPGSPIMRVEGSFGECVLLETVILSILNHDSAIAAAASRMASAAGDRPLIEMGARRTHELAAVAAARSAYVGGFATTSDLAAGFRYNIPTVGTSAHAFTLLHDNERDAFRAQVDALGRDTTLLVDTYDVAEAVRTAVETAGPELGAVRIDSGDLLLVAHRVRQQLDELGATETKIVVTSDLDEYAIASLAAAPVDAYGVGTQLVTGSGHPTASMVYKLVARAESGDDGAPLVPVAKKSSGGKTSIGGRKWAARRLDDHGYAEAEVVGTGPVPDGLADRQLLVELVKGGEVVAREPLDAARDRHAAARANLPLSATQLSRGEPVIPTEYVHGGSGS from the coding sequence GTGGACGTAGCGGACCTTGGGCTGCCGGTGGACGTTCCCTCGACGGCGCTCTTCACGGACCAGTACGAGCTGACCATGCTCCGGGCAGCCCTGAAGGCGGGCACGGCCGGCCGGCGGAGCGTGTTCGAGGTCTTCACGCGCCGACTGCCGAACGGGCGCCGCTACGGCGTCGTGGCGGGCACCGGACGGGTACTGGACGCGGTGGAGAACTTCCGCTTCGACGCGGGCGTCCTGCGCTTCCTGCGCGAGAAGGGCATCGTCGACGAGGAGACGCTGGACTGGCTCGCCCAGTACCGCTTCAGCGGTGACATCTGGGGCTACCCCGAGGGCGAGGTGTACTTCCCGGGCTCGCCGATCATGCGGGTCGAGGGGTCCTTCGGCGAGTGCGTGCTGCTGGAGACGGTGATCCTCTCCATCCTCAACCACGACTCGGCGATCGCCGCCGCCGCCTCCCGGATGGCCTCCGCCGCCGGGGACCGCCCGCTGATCGAGATGGGCGCCCGCCGCACCCACGAGCTGGCCGCCGTCGCCGCCGCCCGCTCCGCCTACGTCGGCGGTTTCGCGACCACCTCCGACCTGGCCGCCGGCTTCCGCTACAACATCCCCACGGTCGGCACCTCGGCCCACGCCTTCACCCTGCTGCACGACAACGAGCGCGACGCCTTCCGGGCCCAGGTCGACGCCCTGGGCCGGGACACCACCCTCCTCGTGGACACCTACGACGTCGCCGAGGCCGTCCGTACGGCCGTGGAGACCGCCGGGCCCGAGCTGGGCGCCGTGCGCATCGACTCCGGCGACCTGCTGCTGGTCGCGCACCGGGTGCGCCAGCAACTGGACGAGCTGGGCGCCACCGAGACGAAGATCGTCGTGACCTCGGACCTCGACGAGTACGCCATCGCCTCGCTGGCGGCGGCGCCCGTGGACGCGTACGGCGTCGGCACCCAGCTCGTGACCGGGTCCGGGCACCCGACGGCCTCCATGGTCTACAAACTGGTCGCCCGCGCCGAGTCCGGCGACGACGGGGCGCCGCTGGTGCCGGTGGCGAAGAAGTCCAGCGGCGGCAAGACCTCCATCGGCGGCCGCAAGTGGGCCGCCCGGCGGCTGGACGACCACGGCTACGCCGAGGCCGAGGTGGTCGGCACCGGACCGGTGCCCGACGGCCTCGCCGACCGGCAGCTCCTGGTCGAGCTGGTCAAGGGCGGGGAGGTGGTCGCCCGCGAGCCGCTGGACGCCGCCCGGGACCGGCACGCGGCCGCCCGCGCCAACCTCCCGCTGTCCGCCACCCAGCTCTCCCGAGGGGAACCCGTCATTCCGACGGAGTACGTGCACGGGGGGTCGGGTAGCTAA
- the clpS gene encoding ATP-dependent Clp protease adapter ClpS, producing MGHVTAAAPMEIEKTESAEEVFAVPEPDVPWVTIVHNDPVNLMSYVTYVFQSYFGYSKDKATKLMMDVHRKGRAVVSSGSREEMERDVQAMHGYGLWATLQQDRK from the coding sequence ATGGGCCATGTGACGGCAGCCGCACCCATGGAGATCGAGAAGACCGAGTCGGCGGAGGAGGTCTTCGCCGTACCCGAGCCCGACGTGCCCTGGGTGACGATCGTGCACAACGATCCCGTCAACCTCATGAGCTACGTGACGTACGTCTTCCAGTCGTACTTCGGCTACTCCAAGGACAAGGCCACCAAGCTCATGATGGACGTCCACCGCAAGGGCCGGGCGGTCGTGTCCAGCGGCTCGCGCGAGGAGATGGAGCGGGACGTCCAGGCCATGCACGGCTACGGTCTGTGGGCCACCCTCCAGCAGGACCGGAAATGA
- a CDS encoding DUF2017 domain-containing protein — translation MPGQFEPLPGGGAAVALDDVEVSIIRSLAVQLLELIGPGPAEDASDDPLAELFADGPSEPPSDPVLRRLFPDAYGDPEGAPRAREAEEQRAHSAEFRRYTENDLRAGKRDNALAVIRTLDTLSSASAGDEGAVLQLSPQESQQWLRALNDLRLAIGSRLEIADEDDTDLLYRLPDEDPRKPMVMAYLWLGGLQESLVATLMP, via the coding sequence ATGCCAGGACAGTTCGAACCGCTCCCCGGCGGCGGCGCGGCCGTCGCCCTCGACGACGTCGAGGTCTCCATCATCAGGTCCCTGGCCGTGCAGCTCCTTGAGCTGATCGGCCCCGGCCCCGCCGAGGACGCCTCCGACGACCCGCTCGCCGAGCTCTTCGCCGACGGCCCGAGCGAACCGCCCTCCGACCCGGTGCTGCGGCGCCTGTTCCCGGACGCCTACGGCGATCCCGAGGGTGCCCCGCGGGCCAGGGAGGCCGAGGAGCAGCGGGCGCACTCCGCCGAGTTCCGCCGCTACACCGAGAACGACCTGCGCGCCGGCAAGCGCGACAACGCGCTCGCGGTGATCCGCACCCTGGACACGCTCTCCTCGGCGTCGGCGGGTGACGAGGGGGCGGTGCTGCAACTGTCGCCCCAGGAGTCCCAGCAGTGGCTGCGTGCCCTGAACGACCTGCGCCTCGCGATCGGCTCCCGGCTGGAGATCGCCGACGAGGACGACACCGACCTGCTCTACCGGCTGCCGGACGAGGACCCGCGCAAGCCGATGGTGATGGCGTACCTGTGGCTGGGCGGGCTCCAGGAATCGCTCGTCGCGACCCTCATGCCCTGA
- a CDS encoding amino acid permease, whose translation MTSAQVDTEKAPEEGYERGLGSRQVQMIAIGGAIGVGLFLGAGANIAKAGPSIILMYALAGVIIFFIMRALGELLLYRPVSGSFAEYSREFLGPFFGYFTGWTYWLMWVVTGMAELTAAAIYIHYWFPDIPQWVSALVFLVLLFVANLISVKLFGEIEFWFSMVKVTAIIGMIVIGVGVLTLGFSQAGDTAAVSNLWAFDGFFPKGIGSSLMTLQGVMFAYLAVELVGVTAGESENPEKTLPRAINTLPWRIALFYVGALTVILAVVKWTEFAEGVSPFVEAFTVIGIPAGAGIVNFVVLTAALSSCNSGMYSTGRMLRTLADNGEAPRVFNRLSSTKTPAFGIAVSVVFMGIGVVLNYVVPEKAFGYVTSIATAAGIWTWLMILVSHVLYRRNVVAGRLPASSFPAPGGSVCSYVAIAFLLFVTCLIAYDADARVCLYVMAGWAAALGIGWAVLKARNPEVAERRGEPETEKIG comes from the coding sequence ATGACCTCTGCGCAGGTCGACACGGAGAAGGCTCCCGAAGAGGGCTACGAGCGCGGGCTGGGCAGCCGCCAGGTCCAGATGATCGCGATCGGCGGTGCCATCGGCGTCGGTCTCTTCCTGGGCGCCGGGGCCAACATCGCCAAGGCCGGCCCCAGCATCATCCTCATGTACGCGCTGGCGGGCGTGATCATCTTCTTCATCATGCGAGCGCTCGGCGAGCTCCTGCTCTACCGGCCCGTCTCCGGCTCCTTCGCCGAGTACTCGCGCGAGTTCCTCGGCCCCTTCTTCGGCTACTTCACCGGCTGGACGTACTGGCTGATGTGGGTGGTCACCGGCATGGCGGAGCTCACCGCCGCCGCCATCTACATCCACTACTGGTTCCCGGACATCCCGCAGTGGGTGTCGGCGCTGGTCTTCCTGGTCCTGCTGTTCGTGGCCAACCTGATCTCGGTGAAGCTGTTCGGCGAGATCGAGTTCTGGTTCTCGATGGTCAAGGTCACCGCCATCATCGGCATGATCGTGATCGGCGTCGGGGTGCTCACCCTCGGCTTCAGCCAGGCCGGCGACACCGCCGCGGTCTCCAACCTGTGGGCCTTCGACGGCTTCTTCCCCAAGGGCATCGGCTCGTCCCTGATGACCCTGCAGGGCGTCATGTTCGCCTACCTCGCCGTCGAGCTGGTCGGCGTCACCGCCGGCGAGTCGGAGAACCCGGAGAAGACCCTCCCCAGGGCGATCAACACCCTGCCCTGGCGCATCGCCCTCTTCTACGTCGGCGCCCTCACCGTCATCCTGGCCGTGGTCAAGTGGACCGAGTTCGCCGAGGGCGTCAGCCCCTTCGTGGAGGCCTTCACCGTCATCGGCATCCCGGCCGGCGCCGGCATCGTCAACTTCGTCGTGCTCACCGCCGCCCTGTCGTCCTGCAACTCCGGCATGTACTCCACGGGCCGCATGCTGCGCACCCTCGCGGACAACGGCGAGGCCCCCAGGGTCTTCAACCGGCTGTCGTCGACCAAGACCCCGGCCTTCGGCATCGCCGTCTCGGTCGTCTTCATGGGCATCGGCGTGGTCCTGAACTACGTCGTCCCGGAGAAGGCCTTCGGCTACGTCACCTCCATCGCCACCGCCGCCGGCATCTGGACCTGGCTGATGATCCTGGTCAGCCACGTGCTCTACCGCCGCAACGTCGTCGCGGGCCGCCTGCCCGCCTCCTCCTTCCCGGCGCCGGGCGGCTCCGTGTGCTCCTACGTCGCCATCGCCTTCCTGCTCTTCGTCACCTGCCTGATCGCCTACGACGCCGACGCCCGCGTCTGCCTGTACGTGATGGCCGGCTGGGCCGCCGCCCTCGGCATCGGCTGGGCCGTGCTCAAGGCCCGCAACCCGGAGGTCGCCGAGCGGCGCGGCGAGCCGGAGACGGAGAAGATCGGCTGA
- a CDS encoding Mov34/MPN/PAD-1 family protein — translation MLTITQALYDQIVAHAREDHPDEACGVVAGPVGEGRPERFVPMLNAARSPTFYEFDSQDLLKLYREMDDRDEEPVVIYHSHTATEAYPSRTDITYANEPGAHYVLVSTADTDDAGDFQFRSFRILEGEVTEEQVKVVETY, via the coding sequence ATGCTGACCATCACCCAGGCCCTGTACGACCAGATCGTCGCCCACGCGCGCGAGGACCACCCCGACGAGGCGTGCGGCGTGGTGGCCGGCCCCGTGGGCGAGGGCCGCCCCGAGCGGTTCGTCCCGATGCTGAACGCCGCCCGCTCGCCGACCTTCTACGAGTTCGACTCCCAGGACCTGCTCAAGCTCTACCGGGAGATGGACGACCGGGACGAGGAGCCGGTGGTCATCTACCACTCCCACACGGCCACCGAGGCCTACCCCTCCCGCACCGACATCACCTACGCCAACGAGCCCGGCGCCCACTACGTCCTGGTCTCCACGGCGGACACCGACGACGCCGGCGACTTCCAGTTCCGCTCGTTCCGGATTCTGGAGGGCGAGGTGACCGAGGAGCAGGTCAAGGTCGTGGAGACGTACTGA
- a CDS encoding putative leader peptide, with translation MVLLDVSEKVPGTLLVARLHVDLCRLNSAIC, from the coding sequence ATGGTTCTTCTCGACGTGAGCGAAAAGGTGCCGGGCACGCTGCTCGTGGCGCGGCTGCACGTCGACCTGTGCAGGCTGAACAGCGCCATCTGTTGA
- a CDS encoding MoaD/ThiS family protein gives MAIEVRIPTILRQYTDGQKAVEGTGNTLAELFADLETRHPGVQARIVDGEQLRRFVNVYLNDEDVRFLDGIDTKLTDGDSITILPAVAGGMA, from the coding sequence ATGGCCATCGAGGTCCGCATCCCGACCATCCTCCGCCAGTACACCGACGGCCAGAAGGCGGTGGAGGGCACCGGGAACACCCTCGCCGAGCTCTTCGCCGACCTCGAGACCCGGCACCCGGGCGTCCAGGCCCGCATCGTGGACGGGGAGCAGTTGCGCCGCTTCGTCAACGTCTACCTGAACGACGAGGACGTCCGCTTCCTGGACGGCATCGACACCAAGCTCACCGACGGCGACAGCATCACGATCCTGCCGGCCGTCGCCGGCGGTATGGCCTGA
- a CDS encoding PLP-dependent cysteine synthase family protein produces the protein MRYDSPLAAVGNTPLVRLPRLSPSDDVRVWAKLEDRNPTGSIKDRPALHMIEQAEKDGRLTPGRTILEPTSGNTGISLAMAAKLKGYRIVCVMPENTSQERRDLLAMWGAEIISSPAAGGSNTAVRVAKELSAEHPDWVMLYQYGNPDNAGAHYAGTGPEILADLPSITHFVAGLGTTGTLMGVGRYLRENKPDVKIVAAEPRYDDLVYGLRNLDEGFVPELYDASVLTTRFSVGSADAVTRTRELLQQEGIFAGVSTGAALHAAIGVGNKAVKAGESADIVFVVADGGWKYLSTGVYTAATTEEAIDTLQGQLWA, from the coding sequence ATGCGCTACGACTCCCCGCTGGCCGCGGTGGGCAACACCCCCCTGGTGCGCCTGCCGCGGCTCTCGCCGTCCGACGACGTCCGCGTCTGGGCCAAGCTGGAGGACCGCAACCCGACCGGCTCGATCAAGGACCGCCCCGCGCTCCACATGATCGAACAGGCCGAGAAGGACGGCCGCCTCACCCCGGGCCGCACGATCCTCGAGCCGACCAGCGGCAACACCGGCATCTCGCTCGCCATGGCCGCCAAGCTCAAGGGCTACCGCATCGTCTGCGTGATGCCCGAGAACACCTCGCAAGAGCGCCGGGACCTGCTCGCCATGTGGGGCGCGGAGATCATCTCCTCCCCGGCCGCGGGCGGCTCCAACACCGCCGTACGGGTCGCCAAGGAGCTCTCCGCCGAGCACCCGGACTGGGTGATGCTCTACCAGTACGGCAACCCGGACAACGCGGGCGCCCACTACGCCGGCACCGGCCCCGAGATCCTCGCCGACCTGCCCTCGATCACCCACTTCGTGGCCGGCCTCGGCACCACGGGCACCCTGATGGGCGTCGGCCGCTACCTGCGCGAGAACAAGCCGGACGTGAAGATCGTCGCCGCCGAACCGCGCTACGACGACCTCGTGTACGGCCTGCGCAACCTCGACGAGGGCTTCGTACCCGAGCTGTACGACGCTTCCGTGCTCACCACCCGCTTCTCGGTGGGCTCCGCCGACGCGGTCACCCGCACCCGTGAACTCCTCCAGCAGGAGGGCATCTTCGCGGGCGTCTCCACCGGCGCCGCACTGCACGCCGCGATCGGCGTCGGGAACAAGGCGGTCAAGGCCGGCGAGAGCGCGGACATCGTGTTCGTCGTCGCGGACGGCGGCTGGAAGTACCTCTCCACGGGCGTCTACACGGCGGCCACCACAGAGGAGGCCATCGACACCCTCCAGGGCCAGCTCTGGGCCTGA
- a CDS encoding type II toxin-antitoxin system PemK/MazF family toxin: MDTSWWLALAAVVLLALVATLVDGWGRGRRPPRPGGSRRPPGRPTGPRGRADGPRPAEIWWANVPYEDSGGAKDRPCLVISVRRRRVLVAKITSRYRDERAGVITLPPGSVGDARGRTSFLETGELREVPVGDFRRRVGVVDPALWDQVRHLAQ; this comes from the coding sequence CTCGCACTCGCGGCGGTGGTACTGCTCGCGCTCGTCGCCACGCTCGTCGACGGCTGGGGCCGGGGACGCCGGCCGCCGCGGCCGGGCGGCAGCCGGCGTCCGCCGGGCCGGCCCACGGGGCCGAGGGGGCGGGCGGACGGACCGCGGCCCGCGGAGATCTGGTGGGCGAACGTGCCGTACGAGGACTCCGGCGGTGCGAAGGACCGGCCGTGTCTGGTGATCTCGGTGCGCCGGCGGCGGGTGCTGGTGGCCAAGATCACCAGCCGGTACCGGGACGAACGGGCCGGGGTGATCACCTTGCCGCCGGGCTCCGTCGGGGACGCGCGGGGGCGGACGAGTTTCCTGGAGACCGGCGAACTGCGGGAGGTGCCCGTGGGCGACTTCCGCCGCCGGGTGGGAGTGGTGGACCCGGCCCTGTGGGACCAGGTCCGTCACCTCGCGCAGTGA